The Gossypium hirsutum isolate 1008001.06 chromosome D03, Gossypium_hirsutum_v2.1, whole genome shotgun sequence genomic interval GCTGCAGTTTTCAATCACCATGAAGAAAACATCTTTTCAACCGAATCACCTGAATGATGATAGTGGAATACCATGTGGACTCATGTAAATCAATGGTACATAAATCAGCACATGTGAAACACGACCGCATAGAAACATATGCTTTAACACTGCTGTAATATCATATTACGAGGTCTAAGTAATTTTCTTCATCCAAAGATTAGAGAGAATCTTAGTATGGAAAAAAAAGCAGAGGAGCTAAGTTAAAGCAACTATAATGCTTAGGACAATATTCATGTTAGAGTCGGATATTGAATATAAAAGATGTACTATTATTCTCCAGAGAAAGCTTCTGATAAAAAGAAACTGGTACAATATAAAAAGTTTGCAGAACTGGAGAGTGGTGAGTACGAAGACGGCTGCCACCAAGTTGTACCAAAACAGAACTATAACATAGAGAAAATACAACAATAACCCGCTTTGTATGATTATCAGGAACATCATGCAAAAGAATTACAGACACAAGCTAAGCACAAAAAAAGCCATTTCTTTCATCTAGGCAAGTTTCTATGCTCAACTGAAAATTAAGCAAGTGTaccattttattatgtttttatacaTTTCTAGCTCTTCATCAATCTTCAATTGCAGCAGGGCTGCAAGGGGAAACTATCAACAGACAAGCAGAATTTCAGGGAAAAAATGTTAATGCTCAAACATAAGCTCCGGTGGCATCTATGGCAGTCCAAGGGCCTTGTATGTTGTAAGGTTCAGACAAATTGGCAATGCACTGTTAATTACATGCACGCTGACAACATCTACTGCTTCAATTCTTATCTTCTGTCATTGCCAGATCCCCTAGTTGTACCTAAAGGTCGAGTCTGGTTGACTTCCATTTGTTTTGCCTCCTCAGTTGACTTACATGCTTCAACCGTATCTTTCTCTTGACTAGGTTCCCGCTTGTCTTCAAACAACTTCCCCGACTTTGCAATCGCAAGGATTAACTCAAGTTGTTTTTGTTGTTGCTCCTATAGAATACATCATCATTAATCACATGCTGAGAATCCAATGAAAATCCATGTGTTGAATCAATCATTAAGTACAAGTTGAGAATCCAAAAGCCACAAGCTTGACTGTTCTTACTGATTACCAGTTGCCAATGAAGACAACAAGTTTTCTATTGGCACAATGATTTTGGAACAAAATGCGAGCAATTCAGTTTTAGAGAGGCTTAAAGCTTTGCTAAATCCAAGCGACACTCTATTTCTATCATTCAAAATAACTATAAAAGACAGAATAGAGCTTGGGATATTTGATCTCTGAAAACCCTTTGGAACAACAAGAGTACAAGACTGTAAATAGCTACTATCAGAACCAAATTTAACTTCACTTAAAGTGCCATCATGGAACTTCTACAGCAATGGAGCATCATGTACTAACAAGttcagaaaattaaaagaattaatcagtgCTAAAATGTTACCTGCATTGCCAGCAAAACTTTCTGAATTTCCTCAAGCTCCTTCTCCAGGATTTCTTCTTGAGCTGCTAACGCTCTAGTAGCCTCGGAATTCTTTTGAGCCAAAGCTGCAGTCTTTAGATACGGCAAAATGCTTAGGAAGttataaatacaaaaaatcacaacaaattagtaaatataatcTGTTATCATCAGCTTGCCTTCCCATTTATTCATAATAGAAGCAGCAAGGGGAATGAGATCTTCATTATTATCAAATTGGAGCCATAGCTAATGCTAGTTTACTCATCTATATAAAGTCTCAGCATCAAAGGCAGGGTTACATAGACTAAAGATGGCACAATCAAATAGAACTGCAACGCAAACATTTTGCCTTCAATACTCTTAGCCttaacaaaacaatcattttgCTGAACATCAAAATGCATATAATTTTCGACTACCCTCCGCTATTTCTTCGACTCCATCATTAATTCTCTAATTCAAACCTTATAACTTTAAGCAGCAAGAATTAGTCAACTCCTTTAATTATATAACTAAAAGCTTTAACATTTATCAACAAGAATTTCAACAAATGACTATGTTTTTTTTAGTGTTACCTCTTCAATAGGCTGTTTCAAACCTTTCCTTGTTACTCGAAATCGAATCCCCAACTTCTCAAGTTGCCTAGACAAAACACGAATAATGGCAACGGAACTCTTTAAATCCTCCTCTAATTTCTCAATCCTGTCAACCAAATTCAACCTTTTTCCACCAGCCTTTGCTGTTTCCACACAAATTCTCCGCCACTGGCGCCTCCTAATCCACGCCCCGATGGCAAACCCACTCACCAAGCCTAAGACATTCCAGGCCATAACCCTCCTCCAAACCCCACCCAAAACGACACCTTTCCAATCCGAAACGACATAAACAACCGAAACAACAGCCGAAGAAAAAATGCAAAAAGTTCAGCAGCTGAGAGAAAAGAATCTAAATTGATGGAATCAAAAGTAGGGTTTTGGTCTGATGAGGTGGCAATTGAAGAACCGGAGTCGTAGGCTTTGATAAAGGAATGGGAAGAAGGATGGTGGGAGCTGAGACTGAGAAAATTTCGGGTCCGGAAATGTAGAACTGCGGGGGGGAAGGTGAGATGGGGGAGGTGATTGGAAGGAAAGAATTAGGGGTTTTGAGATAAGGGTTTAAAAGGGAAGATGAAGGGGTAAGGAGGTTTTGAAACGCGATTGACATTGTTCGTGTTGGGGTTTCTGATTAGGGTTTAGGGGGGAGGATTTGAATTGAGAGGGGAAGACATTGTTAGGGGTAATTTTCTTGGTGAGAGATATGGAGATGGCGATGCACCCAATGGTTTCGGGCGCCTAGGTCTCCATGCGTATGTTAGCTTAGCAAAGTTCAAATGACTTTAAATTGCGCCTAAGGATCCATATTTTTATAATGGATTTTCcttttggaaagaaaaaaatcatttgaaaattaCTCAGTTTGATGACATGTTATTTGAAAGCCtaaggtattttttttaattttttaaatatttttatgcgttaaatatttaaattttaatttaattataatattgatTTTGagatcatttttaaaattataatattaatttttaatttttatattttaattaatttttcattaatcACACTTCCAAATAATGATAACTaactaattttatataaaaataatttaataaattcaactcaaaattaaaatataactaaattttaattaaaattatatattttataatagctcaatatgttattaattttttattatttttttaatttaatcattttttatttttacacaatGGCCCAACACTtctcacacttttacaatttagtccattcctCAAATTAATTTTCCTAAATTCAAAAGTCTTTTTAACTTCTTATAATATCCAACTATCCTCtccattaataataataataacaactatTTATCTACTTCGAAAATTTTAACACGACACAATTCACATCTCAGGAGGTATTAAGGATGTTACATACAAAATGTTATTATGAGTTGTATTACACGCCATCAATGAGAGTTTTGCTTAATGGCTACTCTGAGGACTTCAGACCATCTAGGGGTATAAGGTAGGGTGACCCTTAATCGCCATATGTTTTTGTATTGTGTATGGAAAAAgacttaatgataaatttggtcaTTAACGTTTGCATATTTTGTCAAAATAGtcataattgtatttttttagcCTTTTTTGGCCATTAACCTTTGATTTCtttcaaactatttttttctaatggacttaatgaataaattcaaggTTTTAatctttcttcttatttttttaaaaaagtttcaaTCTTTCATATATTTGTTTACTGAGAGGTTTTCtactaagtttaatttttttagatacttatgttgattttctttaaattaaaatttatttttttaatttcatgtattatttatttattttattgtttttcacATGTCataaaaatattccacatatgAAATTTCACATCATCCTCGTTAACTTTTTTAAAGGTAATTTCGTTGAATATGTTGGAAAaagcaatttgaaaaaaaaaaaacaaaagttatgGCTAAAAAGGACTCAAGATACAATTAGGACTATATTGACAAAAGATGCAAAAGTTGTGACCAAATTTGTCATTAAACCACGGAAAAACTGACAAGCTATTAATTGGGAGGTGACAAACGGGAATTGGGAGCCTAGTAGATTGAATCGAGGTGGTCCAGCAATCTCGCACCTGTTTTTTTCGGACAACCTAGTTCTGTTCATGGAGGCCTCTAAAGAGCAAATGTAGGTTGTTAACACCGTTCTAAATAAATGACTTTGGTAAATTCTTCGGGCATACAGTGAATCGAGAGACCCAAGTGTTTTTTTCAGCTAATACGAATGGAGGTTTAAAAGATAAAATTGGTAGAGGGTTGGGTGTCTCGGTTGTTGAGGACCTTGGTCGATATTCGGGGGTCCCTCTACTACATAGTCGAGTCAAAAAGAAACTATGGCTATATGGTGGGGAAAATGCAAGAGAGATTAGTAGGGTGGAAAGCACATTCTTTATCATTAGCAGGTCGTATTATGCTTGCAAAACCAGTTCTTTCATCAATGCCTATTTATGCTATGCAGAAATCTGTCATTCCTTCTAGTGTTTGCCTAGAAATGGAAAGGATTATCCACCACTCGGATCAGAAGAGGGGAGTGAATTGGAAACAGGTTTGCGAGGCACCAAAGGAAGGGGGACTTGGATTTCGATGTATGTCGGATTTGAACAAGTCGTTTCTAACGTTGTGTGGAATTTAGGCAATGGTAAGAAGGTTGATTTTTTGCGAGACATTGGCTTGGCTTAGAGTCTCCTCTAGTTGATATGTGTTTACTTCCACGAGCTCTTCCTAATCATTGTTTATCTGTAGCTAGTATGGTAAATCGGGTTGGCGAGTGGAACTGGAATCGATTTGTCGACATTATTCCTACCGGTGCTTTAAGAAGAAAAGCAGCGACATTACCTTGTAAGATGGATGTTTGAGGATACTCCAATGTGGCTTTGGGATGGTAAGCGTCGTTTCACAATAAAACCAGCTTATTCGTCATTACAAATAGTTGCTGCTACTGGTGAAGCGGATATATGGCGGAAGCGTTGTAAGTGTCGGGGTGACGAAAGGGTGCGCATGTTTCTGTGGCTAGTTTGTAAAGACAAACTCCTCATGAATGAAGAACACTTGAAAAAGAAGATGACTACAGAAATGAACTGTTCGTTTTGCATAAAGAAAGTTGAATCGATTGGCCATGTTCTAAGATCTTGTCCAGTTGCTATGAGTCTTTGGATGAGCCTTGTGCATCCTACTTTGTTAGACATTGGATTATAAAGAACATGACGCTGCACAACTACTTCACTGACAAGGTTGATTGAAATTTATTGTTTGAATCTGAGGAAGCACCGCtatttaaaagatttttggaacTGACCATGGTCTTGAAATCAGATCCAAGAATCCAAAAATTGCCATTAGAGATTTCAAGaacattttgttttgtttctctGGTTTTGAACTTCATACAAAAAGTGGAAgttatccttttctttttctttttttcttttttttgcatgTGGCACATGATGTGCtggcaaaatatttttttacccaaaatgttttattattactagaaatttgtgtattaaaaataacatataataattaatgAAACACGTTatttaaaattacttaattataacaatacataaaatacatacaatattaaaaaaataaattaaatgatgagtaaaacaaaatttaaacacataaatacattatattattaatattaaatgcactacaattatAAATTAGCATGAATTAACTCATGACATTAACccaattaacaacattattaatatatataactaatggagataataaattgtgaatattaaaataaaaaaataattaaatttcacacTTTTTTTTACAGAATAAAGTCATAAATTACACCAACTAGATTTAAACCCTAATTATTGATTATTATTGTGTCAAAGCCATTGCTCACTATTTAAACTTCACTTGGTTTAATTACACCAGAATTTCAAATTATGGTCTAAATTCTAAATGATTTCAAACTccaaaaaaattctcaaaatatcAATATCAATCCTTCCTTTagcttaaaataaaaaagaaaaaaaattaagcatttaatgctAGCTTAATTTTGGCATTGAACATAAAAcacattaatcaaattttaaacacGCATAATACCCCATGAACAACTTGAATCTGAAATAATCTTCTTAATAACCATAtttaaacatgtttaaaattCCATACATGTTCCATCAAAACAAAATTCCATGCATGTTCTAAATATACTATGCATTAATGCTCAAGCTAACTAGACGACACTAACAAAAAAACTTGATTGATACAATACTACTAATTTGAGGTCTCAATTAGAATTTTTTGAAACTTAGGAAATAATTTAGAATCTAGACCACCATAGTTCTGGGATGAATGGTTCAATTAACCCTCAAACAAATAagcaacaaataaatgaaaaaagaaCTAGATAAAATATTATAGGACCTTTCATAATTTTCATACACTAAAAACCTTAAGCACCGAAAATGAGGGATGGGAATTTCACAGCTTTTAACCCTATACATATCAATCGTCTAATAATTCCACTGGACAGACAATTTCAGTCCTCTACTAAACAATTCAACTAGGATATCATGATTCATGAAAGTACGAcatcaatttcaattaattagaAACATGCAAAAGATGAGAAACAGTACCATCCATAATCATATATCGTCCAATTTATTTAACTCAAACAACTCGAAAACATTTGCAATGTCATACAGCAGATAGTACATGATTCAAATTGCACATAGCAAATAGAAATGCCTGGTTATATCCTCTGAGCAGAATGGCTTACATGAGATTATACTTTCTCTATCAAACCATCCATACTCGGTAATTATGTCATGAGATGCTCAGTCTTCTAGTAGTAGGGCATATACCGCATTGGCCTCCTGAATCTAGGAATCTTCCTGCAGAGAGTTAATGAAGGCgggtaagaaaaaaaaaatccaattaatGAATGGGTGGAAGAGAATCCAAGCATCCAAAAAACACACCCGAATCCATAAGGAGAATAGAAATAAGGCGGTATATAGGGCCTCCTGGACCGGTAGCCCATGTAAGGATTGAATCGCCTTGGACGGTACTGCTTCATCCCAGGAACATTAGTCCTTTTTGGCATAACCTGAATATCACAAGGAATACCCGAAATTTGTTTTAGTGAGGCTGTATTAGTTACTAAAGAAAGAACAAAGCCTTAATTATAAGGACCAGGATCTAGTTTTAAGAAACAAAAGACCAAGCTTcttaatatttaataaagaaaacACATAACCTTCAACTGGCGGCCATGTAATTCAGATTCATTCAGCACAAGAGCCTCTTGAACAGCTTCTGCTTCCAGGAACTCTACATAAGCAAATCCTTTCGGTTGACCATACTTGTCTGTCAGAATGGTTACTCTGTTTACAGTGCCACAAGATTGAAAATGCTGCTGCACTTCTTCAGGTGTGCATGCATAATCAACCTGCAGGATAAAATTCAACCCAAAGATTTCAAAGAGAAATGTGAGTCAGACAGCAGTACCAAAGAAAAGCTACACCGTTAATGCTTGGTTATCATGATACTTTCACCTTAGACCTTGTGCAGCTTCGGAAAATGAGGACACAATATATTCCTCTTAAGGGAGGGGGGAGGGGGAGCTTAGAGATGTAAGGGCCTTTTTTACTGTTGACAAAACTCTAATTAAACAAAATGTTTACATGTGTACTTAGGGGTCTAGGCAATGTCACATTCAATTCGGCTTAAAAAAGTATATCAATCTTCTGGCACTCATAATTTTCTCTAAGCAATGCCACCATTCAACTCCTATTACTCAAACTCCTTGAAATGCTAAGTGAAATATGATTCAATGCTTTTACTAAATTCTATTTCGTGATGTCTAATGGACACCACAATGCAAAGGCCGAATTTGGCACCTTGCAAACTGCAGTAAAACAATTTTTTACACTGAAATATTGGGAGAGACAGTAACTCGAACATTTCCCATCTTGTTATCAATGTTGGTTATAAATTTTATGCATAATATGCAGTACCTACTACATATTCTAATAATTTTAAATCTAAACCTTGCATTTATTTATAACatacaatttttttatcaataatcGATGAACTTAAAGCAGTTAAAACATGAAGACAGTTGTAGACTTCAAAAAAAAGGGTAACTCAAATAAGAAACGTCTTCAGAAGCATGGTACTGAGAAGTAGAAATTTGATTAACACCTTATATTGGGATATAACAACCAAAGTACAAAGGGGAGAACACACAGGTTGATGGAAACCAGacatttattgaaaaataaatgatTCAGAAAGGGTTTTCTTTAACTATAGAATAAAATTTCCAACGACTAGGATCCaccagaagaaaaaaaaattaagttcttAAAGGAAATCCAGAAAGAGAATTCATGCAGACAGTTCTTAAAAGGACAGTTTTGCAGGATGCATTTCCTCAGTAGggaaaaaaacattaaaagggCAAAAGATTCACAGCAACAACTAATCGAGAGAAACAAGAACACATGTATTTCCACAAACAGGCAACAAGAGATTAAGGCTACAAAGAAGCAAACAAACGCCTCTCACCGCATCAGCCAAAATGACCACAAATATCTGAGGTTCATACTCCAATGACCACCACAACCACCAGCAACGATGTTCTTGCAACTTAGATTGCATATGTTGACTTGGCTTAGCTCTTCAAAAGAAGCAAACTAAATCCCTTGCAAGAAGTTGAAGCATGTTAAATAACATGCTACTTCCATCCATCCATCCAGTCCAAACAAGCCCAGTTACACTTTTCAGGGACTGGTATATAATGCCTTTATCTCCCTGATTTTTAcactaaattttatataatcaacacatataactaatcaaaatttCCATCATATTGAtacttttttctcctttttttcacatacaatttctttcaatttttttcctcttttttttctctctatatttttctcattcaacaTGTTCCTTcatcacttttctttttcttttttccatgaAATATTTGAAGAATTTTACCCCtcattttctcacttttttttctcttatttgctTTTTTGAAATTTAACATATAGAAATCACTTTTACTATCTTTAAGTACAATGTTatctaaaaggaaaaaaaagcttTTGGCCAACCCTCGAAAACATTGTAACTATTCCAGCGATAACACAAAGGCAGGTCGAGGAAAATTAACAACCCTGCGATCATAGTAAGACATTAAGGTCAAACCATGATTCTATTGTGGAGAAGTACCCACATCCAATCCAAAGTCACCCAGAAATGAATAGAAAATGTCATCTGAAGCCATTTAGTTAAGCCCTAGAAGAAGGAAAGGTAGAGAGAAACAAAATACAGAAGTCATGAATAACTATTACTATAGGtaactaaaaacataaaaaggaGAAGAATACGGGATAAAAAGGTGTTGAATACAAGATAACATATTTATACaataatggcctatacaaaaagCGATAACTCAAAACGGATAAACGAAAAGGTTACAGATGCAGGAAAAACAACCAAAGAGTAAGAACAGAGTAGTGTATCCATTCCAAATATTTTAGTGTTTGCAGCTAAAAAGGAATTTCTTTCAAAGAAAAATGTTTAGACATCAGCTCATGcacagattttttttttattccgCTCTGCTCTTTAGAGTTTACGCCGATCTAAATCTAAAAAATCTAGGAGTTTTAGTAGTTCCACATCCTCCCTAAGCCCTTGGAATTTATCccataaattaaaggtaataattttaaaacaaaaatcatgCCAAATGACGTAATTCATATGAATGATAATATATCTGGAAGATCTTATCCAGGCCAACCCTGTATTGGATGATGTCTCAAGTTCTTTTATAAGTTCAGGGACACAACTTATACCAAACAAAATAATCCGATGGTGCAATTCAGAAAACATGTACTAAATGTCAACAGTAGGACGGGAAACATATAAGATAGGGTAAACATACCAGCACATAAATGGATGTTAAAAAGTTAACAGACAAGATAGTAAAACCACCCACCCCAATTTCAAGAAATATCAAAGCAGTTAATAACGCAAGGTTCACCATGTAGATGTTATATCTACAAAGACAACATGCTACAAGTCTTAAGgtaaaaactaaaatgaaaatagacATTATTTATCTCACATTGCCAACAAAAACTGATCGTGAATCTGCTTCCTCTTTGCTCGCCTGATTAGCTGTTGCACCAGCGGGATCTGTGATAGAAAGGGTAAAGGGTTCGTTTTCgaacaaatgtcaaatttagaTTAATATTAGacaaaaatgattaaaaagaCTAAACATATCTCACACCTTGAAATATAGATAGAACTGACAAACATCCAGGCTATAACTACCGGTTAGAATTCCCCACTAAAATCTATAAACTATTACTACGATAGAACcacttgaaaaaataaataatattcaattatcattttaaaaactaaCTTTGAAGTTTCAGATTCGATAGATTTatcaaactaaaaaagaaaataatataatccaGAGAAccaaaatcttaaaccctaacaTCATAACTTAACAAGAAAATTCAGATCATATAAATATCCcaataaaaacactaaaaaagGCAAGGAAAGATGAGAAAAACCTTGAACAGCACCCATTTCCTTCTCGACTTTGGCCTGCATTTCCCGGAGTGCCGCCGCTTCATCTTCCATTTCCTTCAACCGTTTCTTCATCTCGTCCAATTCCTACCACAATCAAACAACAAGAGTAACCAAAAAAGACAAAGTACAGTcttgggttagggtttttaattctttttttttaaataattaccttGACAGCGTCTTCATCGGCGGCGGACATGTCGACGTC includes:
- the LOC107950438 gene encoding polyadenylate-binding protein 2 isoform X1, whose protein sequence is MDEEEHEVYGGEIPDEGEMEGELDPQNADVDMSAADEDAVKELDEMKKRLKEMEDEAAALREMQAKVEKEMGAVQDPAGATANQASKEEADSRSVFVGNVDYACTPEEVQQHFQSCGTVNRVTILTDKYGQPKGFAYVEFLEAEAVQEALVLNESELHGRQLKVMPKRTNVPGMKQYRPRRFNPYMGYRSRRPYIPPYFYSPYGFGKIPRFRRPMRYMPYY
- the LOC107950438 gene encoding polyadenylate-binding protein 3 isoform X2 — translated: MQSKLQEHRCWWLWWSLEYEPQIFVVILADAVDYACTPEEVQQHFQSCGTVNRVTILTDKYGQPKGFAYVEFLEAEAVQEALVLNESELHGRQLKVMPKRTNVPGMKQYRPRRFNPYMGYRSRRPYIPPYFYSPYGFGKIPRFRRPMRYMPYY